The Pseudomonas sp. HOU2 DNA window CAGGGCTCGGCAGCTCGTGGCTGTTGATCCGCCGCTGCGGCATGAAACGCTCCGGCAGGTGTGCATAGTTGAACACCGAGAGCCGGTCCGGTTGCAGGCTGATGACTTCGTCGACGGTGCGCGCAAAGTTCTCCGGGGTCTGCTTCGGCAGGCCATAGATCAGATCAATGTTGATCGAGCGAAATTGCAGGGTGCGCGCCGCATCGATCACTGCGCGGGTTTCTTCCAGGCTCTGCAGGCGATTGACCGCCCGTTGCACCGCCGGATCGAGGTCTTGCAGGCCGATGCTGACCCGGTTGAAGCCGAGTTCGCGCAGCAGGCCCATGGTCGACCAGTCGGCCTCGCGCGGGTCGATCTCGATGCCGTAGTCGCCGGAATCGTCATCCAGCAGATTGAAGTGTTTGCGCAGGTGCGCCATCAGCTGCCGCAGTTCGTCGTGGCTGAGAAAGGTCGGGGTGCCGCCGCCGAAGTGCAACTGCTCGACTTTCTGCGTCGATTCCAGATGGCAGGCGATCAACTGGATTTCCTGCTCCAGCCGTTGCAGATACGGCTGTGCACGCCCGCGATCCTTGGTGATGACCTTGTTGCAGGCGCAGTAGTAACAAATGTTCGCGCAGAACGGCACGTGCACATACAGCGACAACGGGCGCTGCGCCTTGCGGCTGTCGCGCAGGGCATGGAACAGGTCGAAGGTGCCGACCTGACTGTTGAATTGCACGGCCGTCGGGTACGAGGTATAGCGTGGCCCCGCCAGGTCGTAGCGGCGGATCAGATCAGTGTCCCAACGAATGGCGTCGAGCATGCGGGCATTCCCCCGGATAGGCTGGCAGTGTGGCGAGTCTATCGGGGTGCGACGACGGGGCTGTTGATTTGCATCAACGGCGGATTGGTAGTGATTGTTTTTGTGGCGAGGGAGCTTGCTCCCGCTGGACTGCGCAGCAGGCCCCTGGTTTTGCTGTCAAATCGGGAGGGGGCGCTTCGCACCCCAGCGGGAGCAAGCTCCCTCGCCACAGTTTTAGTGACCCATCAACCAATGTTGGTGAGGGCCAGGAAGGGTCCAGATCCCGAATAGAATCACCAGCAACCCCCCAGCCATGCGCACGCTGCGTTTGCGCAGCAACGCCGTGACCCGCTCGGCCGCCAGCCCGGTCGCCAGCAGCACCGGCCACGTCCCCAACCCGAACGCCAGCATCAACAACGCACTGTCCAGCGCATTGCCCTGGCTCGCCGACCACAGCAGCGTGCTGTAAACCAGTCCGCACGGCAGCCAGCCCCACAGCGCGCCGAGCAATAACGCACGGGGCAGACTCGATACCGGCAGCAGACGATTGGCCACCGGCTGAATGTAACGCCACAGTCCGCGACCGAGGCTTTCGATGCGGGTCAATCCGCTCCACCAACCGGCCAGATACAGGCCCATGGCGATCAGCAGCAATCCGGCGAGGATGCGCATGACCATCGCCGCCGGGCTGTTCGCTACCGCCCAGCCGGCGAGGCCGATCAGCAAACCGGCGGTCGCGTAACTGAGGATCCGACCGAGGTTGTACGCCAGCAACAGACGAAAGCGTCGGCTGCGCTGCTCCTTGGGAATCGCCAGGGTCAGTGCGCCCATCAGGCCGCCGCACATGCCCAGGCAATGCCCGCCCCCGAGCAGGCCGAGGATCAGCGCGGAAACCAAAAGCGGCGCCAGCTCAAGCATGGGGTGGCGCCTTGTCCTGCGGTTTGTCGGCTTTGGCTTCGTCCACGGCGGCGGTGTGGTTCGGGTCCTGATCATCGAACAGGATGCTGTGGGCCGGGCCGTCGAGGTCGTCGTACTGCCCGCTGTCCACCGCCCAGAAGAAAATGTACACGGCGATGGCCACGATCAGCAGGGCGGCCGGGATCATCACGTAAAGAGCTGGCATCGGTACTCCAGGCCCGTGCGGCTCAGGCCGGCAGCGGGCGGGTTTCTGAACGGGTGCCGGCAACCGGCGCGCTCGGCAGGCGAGCCAGACGCAGGGCGTTGAGCACCACGGTCAACGAACTGATCGACATGCCGACTGCAGCCCACACCGGGGTGATCCAG harbors:
- the hemN gene encoding oxygen-independent coproporphyrinogen III oxidase, with product MLDAIRWDTDLIRRYDLAGPRYTSYPTAVQFNSQVGTFDLFHALRDSRKAQRPLSLYVHVPFCANICYYCACNKVITKDRGRAQPYLQRLEQEIQLIACHLESTQKVEQLHFGGGTPTFLSHDELRQLMAHLRKHFNLLDDDSGDYGIEIDPREADWSTMGLLRELGFNRVSIGLQDLDPAVQRAVNRLQSLEETRAVIDAARTLQFRSINIDLIYGLPKQTPENFARTVDEVISLQPDRLSVFNYAHLPERFMPQRRINSHELPSPAQKLEMLQRTIEQLTAAGYRYIGMDHFALPDDELAIAQEEQTLQRNFQGYTTHGHCDLIGLGVSAISQIGDLYCQNNSDLNQYQNTLAAAQLATSRGLVCNADDRLRRAVIQQLICNFSLEFAEIEQAFNIDFQGYFGALWPQLQGMANDGLISLERERIEVLPAGRLLVRSVCMVFDAYLEQQNRQRFSRVI
- the ccoS gene encoding cbb3-type cytochrome oxidase assembly protein CcoS — encoded protein: MPALYVMIPAALLIVAIAVYIFFWAVDSGQYDDLDGPAHSILFDDQDPNHTAAVDEAKADKPQDKAPPHA
- a CDS encoding sulfite exporter TauE/SafE family protein produces the protein MLELAPLLVSALILGLLGGGHCLGMCGGLMGALTLAIPKEQRSRRFRLLLAYNLGRILSYATAGLLIGLAGWAVANSPAAMVMRILAGLLLIAMGLYLAGWWSGLTRIESLGRGLWRYIQPVANRLLPVSSLPRALLLGALWGWLPCGLVYSTLLWSASQGNALDSALLMLAFGLGTWPVLLATGLAAERVTALLRKRSVRMAGGLLVILFGIWTLPGPHQHWLMGH